A window of the Gossypium hirsutum isolate 1008001.06 chromosome A05, Gossypium_hirsutum_v2.1, whole genome shotgun sequence genome harbors these coding sequences:
- the LOC107957729 gene encoding FCS-Like Zinc finger 6: protein MQLGKRPRPRQPMKRTTSLMEITFDLNTSNVAEAAPPPDPLNPFKNHPKQQAGVWGPQIQADDGGLDQQSLATVSPRVHRRHSADFMETSHFLRSCGLCRRRLVPGRDIYMYRGDSAFCSLECRQQQMNQDEKKEKCSIASKKQAAASSVARSGVSAKGETVAAVQLY, encoded by the exons ATGCAGCTAGGGAAGAGACCGAGGCCGAGGCAACCGATGAAGAGAACGACAAGCTTGATGGAGATCACTTTTGATCTAAACACAAGCAACGTTGCTGAAGCAGCTCCACCGCCTGATCCACTTAACCCTTTTAAAAACCACCCTAAACAGCAAGCTGGCGTTTGGGGTCCACAGATACAGGCTGATGATGGAGGTTTAGATCAGCAGTCGTTGGCGACTGTGTCACCTAGAGTTCATAGGAGACACTCAGCTGATTTTATGGAAACCTCTCATTTCTTAAGGTCTTGCGGTCTTTGCAGACGTCGCCTTGTTCCTGGACGTGATATTTATATGTAcag GGGTGATAGTGCATTTTGCAGCCTAGAGTGCAGGCAACAACAAATGAACCAAGACGAGAAAAAAGAGAAATGTTCGATAGCATCCAAGAAACAAGCCGCCGCTTCATCTGTTGCCAGATCCGGTGTCTCCGCCAAAGGCGAGACGGTTGCCGCCGTACAGTTATATTAA